Proteins encoded together in one Sander lucioperca isolate FBNREF2018 chromosome 17, SLUC_FBN_1.2, whole genome shotgun sequence window:
- the LOC116053080 gene encoding uncharacterized protein LOC116053080 — protein sequence MMVAVVNGVVVGGSMVVVCMVVVGGVLMVVVVNGVVVGGSVVVVCVVVVGDVMMVAVVNGVVVGGSVVVVCMVVVGGVVMVVVVNGVVTVVIIVVVNGVVVGGVVVVVCMVVVGGVLMVVVVNGVVVGGSVVAVCMVVVGGVLMVVVIIGVVVVTVVVVIEVVVGRSVVVVCVVVVGGVVMVVVVNGVVVGGFVVVVCMVVVGGVLMVVVVNGVVVGGSVVVVGGVVMVVVNNGVVVAMVVVFIEVVVGGFVIVVCVVVVGGVVMVFMVNGVVVAMVVPCVVGIVMVVVTTGAIVGQMVTVGSVNISEYIL from the exons ATGATGGTTGCTGTGGTTAACGGGGTAGTTGTTGGGGGATCCATGGTCGTTGTCTGTATGGTTGTTGTAGGTGGCGTACTGATGGTTGTTGTG GTTAATGGGGTAGTTGTTGGGGgatctgtggttgttgtttgtgtggTTGTTGTAGGTGACGTAATGATGGTTGCTGTGGTTAATGGGGTAGTTGTTGGGGGATCCGTGGTCGTTGTCTGTATGGTTGTTGTAG GTGGCGTAGTGATGGTTGTTGTGGTCAATGGGGTAGTTACTGTTGTGATCATTGTTGTGGTTAATGGGGTAGTTGTTGGGGGAGTCGTGGTCGTTGTCTGTATGGTTGTTGTAGGTGGCGTACTGATGGTTGTTGTG GTTAATGGGGTAGTTGTTGGGGGATCCGTGGTCGCTGTCTGTATGGTTGTTGTAGGTGGCGTACTGATGGTTGTTGTAATTATTGGGGTAGTTGTTGTAACGGTTGTTGTGGTTATTGAAGTAGTTGTTGGGCgatctgtggttgttgtttgtgtAGTTGTTGTAGGTGGCGTAGTGATGGTTGTTGTG GTTAATGGGGTAGTTGTTGGGGGATTTGTGGTCGTTGTCTGTATGGTTGTTGTAGGTGGTGTACTGATGGTTGTTGTGGTCAATGGGGTCGTTGTTGGGGGATCTGTGGTTGTTGTAGGGGGTGTAGTGATGGTTGTTGTAAATAATGGGGTAGTTGTCGCAAT GGTTGTTGTGTTTATTGAAGTAGTTGTTGGGGGATTTGTGATTGTTGTTTGTGTGGTTGTTGTAGGTGGCGTAGTGATGGTATTTATGGTCAATGGGGTAGTTGTTGCGATGGTTGTGCCTTGTGTGGTTGGTATAGTTATGGTGGTTGTAACTACTGGTGCAATTGTTGGACAAATGGTCACTGTTGGGTCTGTAAACATAAGTgaatacatactgtaa